A section of the Ruania halotolerans genome encodes:
- a CDS encoding geranylgeranyl reductase family protein, giving the protein MRSTVDDADVIVVGAGPAGAASAHYLAAAGLEVLLLEKGTFPRDKICGDGLTPRAVSELIRMGVPTPAEDGWIRNRGLRVIGGGHTIHLPWPQIERYPDYGLAKARTDLDATLAYHARATGAKLLEGTSVTGPLLDDRTGRVIGVEAKQVDGKGRRVDGEPLTFRAPVVIGADGVSARMATSLGLAKMERRPMGVAVRTYFRTPRHNDEWMESHLELWDGEPGRSQLLPGYGWIFALGNGLANVGLGSVSSTAKATQLDYKSLFAAWMRNAPPEWEFTPENQEGPVRGAALPMAFNRQPLYTRGLLLVGDSGGMISPFNGEGIAYGLQAGRVAADVIAQALARTSDAARERTLATYPERMRADLGGYFSLGRAFVKLIENPRVMRICTTYGLPRPTLMKIVLKLLSDSYDTRGGDPTDRVITALTKMVPAA; this is encoded by the coding sequence GTGCGCAGCACAGTCGATGACGCAGACGTCATCGTCGTCGGCGCAGGCCCGGCCGGTGCCGCAAGCGCGCACTACCTCGCGGCTGCGGGCCTCGAGGTACTCCTGCTGGAGAAGGGCACATTCCCACGGGACAAGATCTGCGGTGACGGGCTGACGCCGCGCGCGGTATCGGAACTCATCCGGATGGGTGTGCCCACCCCGGCCGAGGACGGCTGGATCCGCAATCGCGGCCTACGCGTGATCGGTGGCGGGCACACCATCCACCTGCCGTGGCCGCAGATCGAGCGCTACCCCGATTACGGCCTGGCGAAGGCCCGCACCGATCTGGACGCCACGCTCGCGTACCACGCGCGCGCCACCGGGGCGAAGCTCCTTGAGGGCACGTCAGTGACCGGCCCGCTGCTCGATGACCGCACCGGCCGGGTGATCGGTGTCGAAGCCAAGCAGGTGGACGGCAAGGGTCGGCGGGTGGACGGCGAGCCGCTGACCTTCCGTGCCCCTGTGGTGATCGGGGCCGACGGCGTCTCCGCCCGGATGGCCACCTCGCTCGGGTTGGCCAAGATGGAGCGACGTCCGATGGGTGTGGCCGTGCGGACCTATTTCCGCACTCCCCGTCACAACGACGAGTGGATGGAATCGCACCTCGAGCTGTGGGACGGGGAACCGGGCAGGTCCCAGCTCCTGCCCGGCTACGGCTGGATCTTCGCCCTCGGCAACGGGCTGGCGAACGTAGGGCTCGGCTCAGTGAGCTCAACTGCCAAGGCGACCCAGCTCGATTACAAGTCGCTGTTCGCGGCCTGGATGCGCAACGCTCCGCCGGAGTGGGAGTTCACCCCGGAGAACCAGGAGGGCCCTGTGCGTGGCGCGGCCTTGCCGATGGCTTTCAACCGGCAGCCGCTGTATACCCGCGGTCTGCTGCTGGTGGGCGATTCCGGCGGCATGATCTCCCCGTTCAACGGCGAGGGCATCGCCTACGGTCTGCAAGCCGGACGCGTGGCGGCCGACGTGATCGCCCAGGCACTCGCCCGGACCAGCGACGCAGCGCGGGAACGGACATTGGCCACCTACCCGGAGCGGATGCGAGCCGACCTGGGCGGCTACTTCAGCCTCGGCCGGGCATTCGTGAAGCTCATCGAGAACCCGCGGGTGATGCGGATCTGCACCACGTACGGCCTGCCTCGCCCGACGCTGATGAAGATCGTGCTGAAACTGCTTTCGGACAGTTACGACACCCGCGGTGGGGACCCCACTGACCGGGTCATCACCGCGCTGACCAAGATGGTGCCGGCCGCATGA
- a CDS encoding demethylmenaquinone methyltransferase: MSRASLAKDPREVAGMFDGVAPAYDLTNDVLSMGMDRLWRVRTRAAVGAVPGERVLDLAAGTGTSSEPYADAGIDVVPCDFSAGMVAVGKRRRPDLNFVVGDATALPFAEASFDAVTISFGLRNVVDTTAALAEMFRVTVPGGRLVICEFSTPPNAAWRRLYGFYRDQVLPRVAALVSSNNDAYSYLSESIAQWPDQRALAGLLHEAGWRSVAYRNLSGGIVALHRATKPA, from the coding sequence ATGTCACGAGCCAGCCTGGCCAAGGATCCGCGCGAGGTCGCAGGAATGTTCGACGGTGTCGCACCCGCCTACGACCTCACCAACGATGTGCTCTCGATGGGAATGGACCGGCTGTGGCGGGTTCGCACGCGTGCGGCAGTCGGTGCAGTGCCGGGGGAGCGTGTGCTCGATCTGGCCGCAGGCACCGGCACCTCCAGCGAGCCGTACGCCGATGCCGGGATTGACGTCGTCCCGTGCGACTTCTCTGCCGGGATGGTGGCCGTGGGCAAGCGCCGCCGGCCCGACCTGAACTTTGTGGTGGGCGATGCCACCGCCCTTCCGTTTGCCGAGGCGAGCTTCGATGCGGTCACGATCTCCTTCGGGCTGCGCAACGTCGTCGATACGACGGCGGCCCTCGCCGAGATGTTCCGCGTCACCGTACCGGGGGGCCGGCTCGTGATCTGTGAGTTCTCCACACCACCAAACGCCGCCTGGCGGCGGCTGTACGGCTTCTACCGGGATCAGGTGCTCCCGAGGGTGGCCGCGCTCGTGAGCTCCAACAATGACGCCTACTCCTACCTCTCGGAGTCGATCGCGCAGTGGCCGGACCAGCGGGCGCTGGCGGGTCTGCTGCACGAGGCCGGCTGGCGTTCGGTGGCCTACCGGAACCTGAGCGGCGGCATTGTGGCGCTGCACCGAGCGACGAAGCCCGCGTGA
- a CDS encoding isochorismate synthase codes for MTDAAAEPWPPTLLARTISVPEEALGSLFDLLPAASPACALAWVRRGEGIIGWGEALRIETSGEQRFAEADQRWRDVAQHMVVRDEVRRPGTGPVAFGSFAFSPESEAGGTLVVPRVVAGRRGTAAWLTTITSASELQPPPNPTALRTAREEALARPDVTYTDGALPAPQWGDAVADVVRLIKSRDVAKVVMARDVIAQLDSPVDVRRLLGALAEDYPTCWTFAVDSLVGATPELLVRRERGLLSSRVLAGTIQRTGNDEADLARAASLARSSKDLEEHEFAVDSLTRSLEPYAASTSAPEAPFVLHLPNVMHLATDVTAVLDDAHADMSSLQVAAALHPTAAVCGTPTDVAARIIAEHEHMDRARYAGPVGWIGADGDGEWGIALRSAEVAQDGRSLRLFAGCGIVAASDPAAEIAESEAKLEPMRTALAH; via the coding sequence ATGACCGATGCAGCTGCCGAACCCTGGCCGCCGACCCTGCTCGCGCGAACGATCTCCGTTCCTGAGGAGGCGCTCGGCTCCCTGTTCGACCTCCTTCCGGCGGCCTCGCCCGCCTGCGCGTTGGCGTGGGTCCGGCGCGGCGAGGGGATCATCGGCTGGGGTGAGGCGCTGCGGATCGAGACCAGCGGCGAGCAACGTTTCGCCGAGGCAGATCAGCGCTGGCGTGACGTGGCTCAGCACATGGTCGTGCGCGACGAGGTACGCCGGCCCGGGACCGGGCCGGTCGCGTTCGGCTCTTTCGCGTTCTCGCCCGAGTCCGAGGCCGGCGGCACGCTCGTGGTCCCCCGGGTGGTCGCCGGGCGCCGCGGCACAGCGGCGTGGCTGACCACGATCACCTCAGCGTCCGAACTGCAGCCTCCGCCCAACCCGACGGCGCTGCGCACCGCCCGCGAGGAGGCCCTCGCTCGGCCTGATGTGACCTACACCGACGGTGCGTTGCCTGCACCGCAGTGGGGGGACGCCGTCGCCGACGTGGTGCGACTGATCAAGTCCCGGGATGTGGCCAAGGTGGTGATGGCCCGCGATGTCATCGCACAATTGGACTCCCCCGTGGACGTGCGCCGGCTGCTCGGTGCTCTGGCCGAGGATTACCCGACCTGTTGGACGTTCGCCGTCGACTCCCTGGTGGGTGCGACCCCGGAGTTGCTGGTACGCCGCGAGCGCGGACTGCTCTCGTCCCGCGTGCTGGCCGGGACGATCCAGCGCACCGGGAACGACGAAGCAGACTTGGCCCGCGCGGCCTCCCTGGCCCGCTCCTCGAAGGACCTCGAGGAGCATGAGTTCGCCGTGGACTCCCTGACGCGCTCGCTGGAACCCTATGCGGCGTCCACCAGCGCACCCGAGGCGCCCTTCGTGCTGCACCTGCCGAACGTGATGCACCTGGCCACGGACGTGACCGCGGTGCTCGATGACGCTCATGCCGACATGTCCTCACTGCAGGTGGCGGCCGCACTACACCCCACGGCAGCCGTGTGCGGCACTCCCACCGACGTGGCCGCCCGGATCATCGCCGAACACGAGCACATGGACCGCGCGCGATACGCCGGGCCGGTGGGCTGGATCGGCGCCGACGGTGACGGTGAGTGGGGCATCGCCCTGCGCTCTGCCGAGGTGGCCCAGGATGGCCGGTCGTTACGGTTGTTCGCTGGGTGCGGGATCGTCGCCGCCTCAGACCCAGCGGCTGAGATCGCTGAGTCCGAGGCGAAGCTGGAGCCGATGCGGACCGCATTGGCTCACTAG
- a CDS encoding S1C family serine protease: MNEQYRPGSEGPAAEPQGHRPTPDHPIPAPPPQQQSSQQPASAHGAAGPAMQAGPASWTATTTPPNPYAWSAPTPAGGAGSAGSAGHAGGHGHPHGPNPMPTPAPPAAQQATQPGNHPPALAPRGKRQRPWLMVGAAAILSAMLASGGTALALHGIADSSDSALTQVSAGTTVAPAADGSPNWQAVAESVRPSVVAIDAASQRGQGAGSGVIIDADSGYVLTNNHVVEGAQQLAVTLSDGRMYEAEIVGTDPATDLAVLQLSDPPEDLAAATLGTSEDVAVGENVMAVGNPLGLDSTVTTGIVSALDRPVGTTDQQSQESVVTNAIQIDAAINPGNSGGPLFDSEGHVIGITSSIATDGQSSGSIGLGFAIPVDLATNIADQLISDGSAEHAYLGVTLTDETVTADGSTRSGAAVHEVMDGTPAAEAGLQSGDVIVQIDDHAVGGATSLTGYVRTYSSGDQVSLGVVRDGQLDEVMVTLAAREDVTS; the protein is encoded by the coding sequence ATGAACGAGCAGTATCGTCCCGGTTCAGAGGGGCCCGCCGCCGAGCCGCAGGGTCACCGACCGACGCCAGACCACCCCATCCCTGCCCCACCGCCACAGCAGCAGTCGTCCCAGCAGCCCGCCTCGGCACACGGAGCCGCAGGCCCTGCCATGCAGGCCGGCCCGGCTTCCTGGACGGCCACCACTACACCGCCGAACCCCTACGCCTGGTCCGCTCCCACACCGGCGGGCGGTGCCGGGAGTGCCGGGAGTGCCGGCCATGCAGGCGGGCACGGTCATCCCCACGGGCCGAACCCGATGCCCACACCTGCACCACCGGCCGCCCAGCAGGCGACGCAGCCGGGCAATCACCCACCGGCTCTCGCACCGCGCGGCAAGCGGCAGCGCCCCTGGTTGATGGTCGGCGCGGCCGCGATCCTCTCGGCCATGCTGGCCAGCGGCGGCACCGCCCTGGCGCTCCACGGCATCGCCGACTCAAGCGATTCCGCGCTGACCCAGGTGTCCGCTGGCACCACCGTGGCCCCGGCCGCCGATGGCAGCCCGAACTGGCAGGCGGTCGCCGAATCGGTGCGTCCGAGTGTGGTGGCCATCGACGCCGCGTCCCAGCGGGGGCAAGGCGCCGGCTCCGGGGTGATCATCGACGCTGATTCGGGTTACGTGCTCACCAACAACCATGTGGTCGAGGGCGCCCAGCAGCTGGCCGTCACGCTCAGCGACGGGCGGATGTACGAGGCGGAGATCGTCGGTACCGACCCCGCCACCGACCTTGCCGTGCTCCAGCTCTCCGACCCGCCGGAGGACCTCGCGGCAGCAACGCTCGGCACCTCGGAGGATGTCGCCGTCGGAGAGAACGTGATGGCCGTGGGCAACCCGCTCGGGCTGGACTCCACCGTCACCACGGGGATCGTCTCGGCCCTGGACCGCCCGGTGGGCACCACCGACCAGCAGTCGCAGGAGTCGGTCGTCACCAATGCCATCCAGATCGACGCGGCCATCAACCCCGGGAACTCCGGCGGTCCGCTATTCGACTCGGAGGGCCACGTGATCGGCATCACCTCCTCCATCGCCACAGACGGCCAGTCGTCGGGCAGTATCGGCCTCGGCTTCGCGATCCCCGTGGACCTCGCCACGAACATCGCCGATCAGCTCATCTCCGACGGTTCAGCAGAGCACGCCTATCTGGGCGTGACCCTCACCGACGAGACCGTCACGGCGGACGGATCCACTCGATCGGGCGCCGCCGTGCACGAGGTGATGGATGGCACGCCGGCTGCCGAGGCCGGCCTGCAGTCCGGCGATGTGATCGTCCAGATCGACGACCACGCCGTGGGAGGTGCCACCTCCCTCACCGGGTACGTGCGGACCTACTCCTCGGGCGACCAGGTAAGCCTCGGCGTGGTCCGGGATGGTCAGCTGGACGAGGTGATGGTCACGCTCGCCGCCCGGGAGGATGTGACGTCCTAG
- the menD gene encoding 2-succinyl-5-enolpyruvyl-6-hydroxy-3-cyclohexene-1-carboxylic-acid synthase → MTNPSTARARAVVTALVAAGVRDVVLAPGSRSAPLAYALHAAESAGWLQVHIRIDERSAGFVALGIARVRPAAVVTTSGTAVANLHPAVLEAAHSGAPLVVVSADRPHELRGVGANQTTDQVKIFGSTVRSFTELPADDADPARGVRSAVTRAVLAAIGARTRTPGPVHLNVAFRDPLTPDDGPWVEEIPSPVQVIGSQPGEPVALPRGPRTVVVAGDGAPSAASVEQAASWGWPILAEPSSGLRGAATAVVAGRVIVEELADQIERVVVLGRPTLSRPVTRLLARDDVDVVVVPGTADWADVAGTARVIADAVAVPGELDDGEQDWLHRWLAASVAVAAELAQPRPLDGPAVAHAVLAAGGTVVLGSSMAVRDADLAAPAGPAPSGATRVFANRGLAGIDGTISTATGLALTGTPVRALMGDLTFAHDVGGLARGRLEREVDLQVVVLNDDGGSIFATLEHGKNEYAHTFGRFFATPQGVDIAALAAGFGAVYRRVSTAAELAETLTMPVRGRSVVEVRLDPDTARQRAETMTARLREVVRS, encoded by the coding sequence ATGACCAACCCGTCCACCGCGCGTGCGCGGGCCGTCGTGACCGCTCTGGTGGCCGCTGGGGTCCGGGATGTGGTGCTCGCGCCTGGGTCCAGGAGCGCACCGCTCGCCTATGCGTTGCACGCAGCTGAGAGCGCCGGCTGGCTCCAGGTCCACATCCGCATCGACGAGCGTTCGGCCGGATTCGTCGCACTCGGGATCGCCCGGGTGCGCCCGGCCGCTGTGGTCACCACCTCCGGCACTGCCGTGGCGAACCTGCACCCCGCGGTGCTCGAGGCCGCCCACTCCGGGGCACCGCTGGTGGTCGTCAGTGCCGACCGGCCGCACGAGCTGCGCGGCGTCGGGGCGAACCAGACCACCGACCAGGTGAAGATCTTCGGCTCGACCGTCCGCAGCTTCACCGAACTGCCCGCCGACGATGCCGACCCGGCGCGCGGAGTACGCAGTGCCGTCACTCGCGCCGTGCTGGCCGCCATCGGCGCCCGCACCCGCACACCCGGGCCGGTGCACCTGAACGTCGCCTTCCGTGACCCGCTCACTCCCGACGACGGTCCGTGGGTCGAGGAGATCCCCTCGCCGGTGCAGGTGATCGGCAGTCAACCGGGCGAGCCCGTGGCGCTGCCGCGCGGTCCGCGCACGGTGGTGGTGGCCGGCGACGGCGCCCCATCGGCAGCCTCTGTCGAACAGGCGGCCTCCTGGGGGTGGCCGATCCTCGCCGAACCCTCTTCCGGCCTGCGCGGCGCCGCCACTGCGGTGGTCGCCGGTCGTGTGATCGTCGAGGAGCTGGCCGACCAGATCGAGCGGGTGGTGGTGCTCGGCCGGCCCACGCTGAGCCGCCCGGTCACCCGGCTACTCGCCCGCGACGACGTGGACGTGGTTGTGGTGCCCGGCACTGCCGACTGGGCCGATGTCGCCGGAACCGCGCGAGTGATCGCCGACGCCGTCGCCGTCCCCGGCGAACTCGATGACGGCGAGCAGGACTGGCTGCACCGATGGCTGGCGGCCTCGGTCGCGGTGGCAGCGGAGTTGGCCCAGCCGCGTCCGCTCGACGGCCCGGCGGTCGCCCACGCCGTGCTCGCGGCCGGTGGAACGGTGGTGCTTGGCTCTTCGATGGCGGTCCGCGACGCCGACCTGGCTGCACCAGCCGGCCCAGCACCCTCGGGAGCAACACGGGTGTTCGCCAACCGTGGCCTCGCGGGCATTGACGGCACCATCTCCACGGCCACCGGGCTGGCGCTGACCGGTACCCCGGTGCGAGCTTTGATGGGAGACCTCACCTTCGCCCACGACGTCGGAGGCCTCGCCCGCGGCCGCCTCGAACGCGAGGTGGACCTGCAGGTGGTCGTGCTCAACGATGATGGCGGCTCCATCTTCGCCACGCTCGAGCACGGCAAGAACGAGTACGCCCACACCTTCGGCCGGTTCTTCGCCACCCCGCAGGGTGTCGACATCGCGGCGCTCGCGGCCGGGTTTGGAGCGGTCTACCGCCGCGTGAGTACAGCCGCGGAGTTGGCTGAGACGCTCACGATGCCGGTTCGCGGTCGCAGTGTGGTCGAGGTCCGGCTGGATCCCGACACCGCACGGCAACGTGCGGAGACGATGACGGCCCGGCTGCGCGAGGTCGTCCGGAGCTAG
- a CDS encoding o-succinylbenzoate synthase encodes MRTACYSIGLRTRFRGLDRRDGMVIEGEAGWGEFSPFWEYGVEESRAWWAAAHEAATLPYPDPVRTRIPVNVTVPATTPERAHAIVTASGGCRTAKVKVAEPGQTLGEEQARLEAVRDALGSSGAIRIDANAAWDLDEASRRLPILDRAAGGLEYAEQPCAAVEDLATLRRRGNVPIAADESIRRAADPFAVVRAEAADVVVLKVQPLGGVRAALRIAEQIGLPVVVSSALESSVGIAAGVALAAALPELPYACGLATVHLFERDVVGDPLLPTNGELPVRRVAPEPHLLEAAAADEAVTARWHDRLAAVTGSRA; translated from the coding sequence GTGAGAACGGCGTGCTACTCGATCGGCCTGCGGACCCGGTTCCGCGGACTGGACCGGCGCGATGGGATGGTGATCGAGGGCGAGGCCGGCTGGGGTGAGTTCTCCCCGTTCTGGGAGTACGGCGTCGAAGAATCCCGCGCCTGGTGGGCTGCCGCCCATGAAGCGGCCACCCTCCCGTACCCGGACCCTGTTCGCACGCGCATCCCGGTCAACGTCACCGTCCCGGCCACCACGCCCGAGCGCGCCCACGCGATCGTCACCGCCAGCGGTGGCTGCCGCACAGCCAAAGTGAAAGTGGCCGAACCGGGCCAGACCCTGGGCGAGGAGCAGGCCCGTCTGGAGGCCGTGCGGGACGCTCTCGGATCGAGTGGGGCGATCCGGATTGACGCCAATGCTGCGTGGGATCTGGACGAAGCCTCGCGCCGCCTCCCGATCCTGGACCGTGCCGCCGGTGGCCTGGAGTACGCGGAGCAGCCGTGCGCCGCCGTCGAGGACCTGGCCACGCTCCGCCGCCGAGGCAACGTCCCGATCGCTGCCGATGAGTCCATCCGCCGCGCAGCCGACCCGTTCGCCGTTGTCCGCGCCGAGGCGGCGGACGTGGTGGTGCTCAAGGTGCAGCCGCTCGGCGGTGTGCGAGCAGCGCTGCGGATCGCGGAGCAGATCGGTCTGCCGGTGGTGGTCTCCTCGGCGCTGGAATCCTCCGTCGGGATCGCCGCCGGAGTGGCGCTCGCGGCGGCCCTGCCCGAACTGCCCTACGCCTGCGGTCTGGCCACCGTGCACCTGTTCGAACGGGACGTCGTCGGCGACCCGCTGCTTCCCACGAACGGCGAACTGCCGGTACGCCGCGTGGCCCCCGAACCACACCTGCTCGAGGCTGCGGCTGCCGACGAGGCGGTCACCGCGCGCTGGCACGATCGACTGGCTGCCGTGACAGGATCGCGGGCATGA
- a CDS encoding DMT family transporter has translation MAWVVLIVSGMLETVWATSLKASEGFTKLWPSVVFVVSLVASMAGLAYALRSLPVGTAYAVWVGIGASLTAVVGMVWLGEGVSVLKIVSLVLIVAGVVGLNLSGSEH, from the coding sequence ATGGCGTGGGTCGTGTTGATCGTGTCGGGGATGCTGGAAACGGTGTGGGCGACGAGCCTCAAGGCGTCGGAGGGTTTCACGAAGCTGTGGCCGTCGGTGGTGTTCGTGGTCTCGCTCGTGGCGAGTATGGCGGGGCTGGCCTACGCACTACGCAGCCTCCCGGTCGGCACTGCCTACGCGGTCTGGGTCGGCATCGGCGCCAGCCTGACGGCGGTGGTCGGGATGGTCTGGTTGGGCGAGGGTGTGAGCGTGCTCAAGATCGTCTCACTGGTGCTGATCGTCGCTGGAGTCGTGGGACTCAACCTCTCCGGCTCCGAGCACTGA
- a CDS encoding TetR/AcrR family transcriptional regulator: MTSKGERRRQAVLTAAVQVLLEQGPTALTHREVATRAGCSLSATTYYFASLSDLVTAAGTQIVARWAEQAERVADRLEAAAPQHTRISAAVEAVLPEPDQVRGHYEHLAGAGRSEAVAAAYAAGRARVDAAVERITGPIGLDAELVVAVIDGAAITALSEGQDPATLARDLLARTLVTVGG; encoded by the coding sequence GTGACCTCTAAGGGAGAGCGGCGCCGTCAGGCCGTGCTGACCGCGGCCGTTCAGGTGCTGCTCGAGCAGGGCCCGACGGCCCTCACCCACCGGGAGGTCGCTACCCGGGCAGGCTGCTCGCTCTCGGCCACCACGTACTACTTCGCCTCGCTCAGCGATCTCGTCACCGCCGCCGGAACCCAGATCGTCGCTCGGTGGGCCGAGCAGGCAGAGCGGGTGGCCGACCGCCTCGAGGCGGCCGCGCCGCAGCACACGCGGATCTCCGCGGCGGTCGAGGCAGTGCTCCCCGAACCTGACCAGGTACGTGGGCACTATGAGCACCTCGCCGGCGCCGGCCGCAGTGAGGCGGTGGCCGCCGCCTACGCCGCCGGGCGGGCCCGCGTGGACGCAGCGGTCGAGCGCATCACCGGCCCGATCGGTCTGGACGCCGAACTCGTGGTCGCCGTCATCGATGGCGCCGCCATCACCGCGCTGAGCGAAGGCCAGGACCCGGCCACCCTGGCACGGGACCTGCTCGCCCGGACGCTCGTTACAGTGGGCGGGTGA
- a CDS encoding 1,4-dihydroxy-2-naphthoyl-CoA synthase — MSENPPVPASVSELFDPQRWRTINGFDFTDITYHRGVDRSARTGEGAARDLPVVRIAFDRPEVRNAFRPHTVDELFRALDHARMSSDVAAVLLTGNGPSPKDGGWAFCSGGDQRIRGRDGYRYEGETPGEVDPARAGRLHILEVQRLIRTMPKPVIAVVPGWAAGGGHSLHVVADLTIASAEHAKFMQTDANVGSFDAGYGSALLARQVGDKRAREIFFLAREYSAEQAERWGAINEAVPHAELEERALEYARIIATKSPQAIRMLKFAFNLADDGMAGQQVFAGEATRMGYMTDEAVEGRDAFLAKRDPDWSGFPYYY, encoded by the coding sequence GTGAGCGAGAACCCACCCGTGCCGGCGTCCGTTTCCGAACTGTTCGACCCGCAGCGGTGGAGGACGATCAACGGCTTCGACTTCACCGACATCACCTATCACCGCGGCGTGGATCGGTCGGCCCGCACGGGCGAGGGCGCCGCTCGCGACCTGCCGGTGGTGCGGATCGCGTTCGACCGCCCCGAGGTACGCAACGCATTCCGTCCGCATACCGTGGACGAACTGTTCCGCGCCCTCGACCACGCGCGGATGAGCTCCGATGTGGCTGCAGTGCTACTCACCGGGAACGGACCGAGCCCGAAGGACGGCGGCTGGGCGTTCTGCTCCGGTGGTGACCAGCGCATCCGGGGCAGGGACGGCTACCGCTACGAAGGCGAGACGCCCGGCGAGGTGGACCCCGCACGCGCGGGGCGACTGCACATCCTCGAGGTGCAGCGACTGATTCGCACCATGCCCAAGCCGGTGATCGCCGTCGTGCCCGGGTGGGCCGCCGGAGGGGGACACAGCTTGCACGTGGTGGCCGATCTGACCATCGCCTCGGCCGAGCACGCGAAGTTCATGCAGACCGATGCGAACGTCGGGTCTTTCGACGCCGGCTACGGCTCCGCACTGCTCGCCCGGCAGGTGGGCGACAAGCGCGCCCGGGAGATCTTCTTCCTCGCCCGGGAGTACTCTGCCGAGCAGGCCGAACGATGGGGCGCGATCAACGAGGCGGTGCCGCACGCCGAGCTCGAGGAGCGGGCGCTGGAGTACGCACGGATCATCGCCACCAAGTCACCGCAGGCGATCCGGATGCTGAAGTTCGCATTCAATCTCGCCGACGACGGGATGGCCGGCCAGCAGGTGTTCGCCGGGGAGGCCACCCGGATGGGCTACATGACCGACGAGGCCGTGGAGGGGCGCGACGCGTTCCTGGCCAAGCGCGACCCGGACTGGTCGGGCTTCCCGTACTACTACTGA
- a CDS encoding LLM class F420-dependent oxidoreductase, whose amino-acid sequence MTDVRIGVQLQPQHAGEYGLIRDAVLRAEEAGVDVVFNWDHFYPLTGDPEGYHYECWTMLGAWAEQTERVQIGALVTGGGYRNPDLLADMARTVDHISGGRLILGVGAGWNERDYTEYQYEFGTPGTRLALLKDYLPRIVSRLDRLHPRAVGDLPVLVGGGGERKTLRLVAEHANIWHGFGDLETFTHKSGVLEQHCADVGRDPATIARSTAWPGVDQAEKFVEVGASLFTIGTSGPEYNLDEVRAALAWRDARG is encoded by the coding sequence ATGACTGATGTGCGTATTGGTGTTCAACTGCAGCCCCAGCATGCGGGGGAGTACGGGCTGATCCGCGACGCCGTCCTGCGTGCCGAGGAGGCCGGTGTGGACGTGGTCTTCAACTGGGACCACTTCTACCCGCTCACCGGAGACCCGGAGGGGTACCACTACGAGTGCTGGACGATGCTCGGTGCCTGGGCGGAACAGACCGAGCGGGTGCAGATCGGCGCTTTGGTGACCGGTGGTGGCTACCGCAACCCGGACCTCCTCGCCGATATGGCTCGCACTGTCGATCACATCAGCGGCGGGCGGCTCATCCTCGGTGTCGGCGCGGGCTGGAACGAGCGGGACTACACCGAGTACCAGTACGAGTTCGGCACCCCCGGCACCCGGTTGGCGCTGCTCAAGGACTATCTGCCGCGGATTGTCTCCCGGCTGGATCGGCTTCACCCGCGCGCCGTGGGCGATCTGCCCGTACTCGTCGGCGGCGGCGGTGAGCGCAAGACGCTGCGGCTGGTGGCTGAGCACGCGAACATCTGGCACGGCTTCGGCGATCTGGAGACGTTCACCCACAAGAGCGGCGTTCTCGAGCAGCACTGCGCCGATGTCGGACGCGATCCTGCCACGATCGCCCGATCCACGGCCTGGCCCGGCGTGGACCAGGCGGAGAAGTTCGTCGAGGTCGGCGCGAGCCTGTTCACCATCGGTACCAGCGGACCGGAGTACAACCTGGACGAGGTGCGGGCGGCCCTCGCCTGGCGTGACGCGCGCGGCTGA